The following proteins come from a genomic window of Methanobrevibacter ruminantium:
- a CDS encoding NADH-quinone oxidoreductase subunit I — protein sequence MRKGGRLFGGKSLFRFIPRAVNVGEPRADGKKCILCKKCEKACATHAIHVDKENRKWYIYPGNCIKCYRCINRCPKNAIKMFP from the coding sequence ATGAGAAAAGGTGGAAGATTGTTTGGAGGAAAATCATTATTTAGGTTCATTCCCAGAGCAGTGAATGTTGGAGAGCCTAGAGCGGATGGCAAAAAATGCATATTATGCAAAAAATGTGAAAAGGCATGTGCAACCCATGCAATTCATGTAGATAAGGAAAATAGAAAATGGTATATTTATCCTGGAAACTGCATTAAATGTTATCGTTGCATTAACAGATGCCCTAAAA